The following proteins are co-located in the Alcaligenes faecalis genome:
- a CDS encoding SAM-dependent methyltransferase → MNVLSAPALPHGLPPLSEELKKHVAQVNDYLLSRIEDEGGFLPFDQWMHHALYAPHLGYYTGGSTKFGSNLPTGDFTTAPELSPLFAQTLSRQVMEVLEGSQTLNILEFGAGSGALAHALISELRRQGIEPQYSILEVSPDLRARQQERLAPLQAQVQWLDSTPHSFKGCVVANEVLDAMPASLFTFDTEGKVLEVGVIAADDSTAQGLPAPFYLATRPAPEHLATLVAERVQAQPFYLSEINLQAEAWVRSMGSWLKRGAAILIDYGFPQREYYHPQRDKGTLMCHFRHFAHAEPLVLAGLQDITAHVDFTAMADAALEAGLDVLGYTSQARFLMNCGVANFLASPPEDPSPAVQQQWAQTMSAANKLLSEAEMGELFKVLIIGRDIAAPVIGTMNGDRRERL, encoded by the coding sequence ATGAACGTATTGTCCGCCCCAGCCCTGCCACACGGTCTACCGCCTCTGTCCGAAGAGCTGAAAAAACACGTCGCACAGGTCAACGATTATTTGCTGAGCCGCATTGAGGATGAAGGCGGTTTCCTGCCTTTCGATCAATGGATGCACCATGCGTTGTACGCCCCCCATCTGGGCTACTACACAGGCGGCAGCACCAAGTTTGGCAGCAACCTCCCTACTGGTGACTTTACGACGGCACCTGAACTCTCCCCCCTGTTTGCTCAAACCTTAAGCCGTCAGGTCATGGAGGTGCTGGAAGGCAGCCAAACCCTGAACATTCTGGAGTTTGGCGCGGGCAGTGGCGCTTTGGCCCACGCTCTGATTAGCGAACTACGCAGGCAAGGTATCGAACCGCAGTACTCAATACTGGAAGTATCGCCTGACCTGCGGGCACGTCAACAAGAGCGTCTGGCCCCCCTGCAAGCCCAGGTGCAATGGCTGGACAGCACACCCCACAGCTTCAAGGGCTGCGTGGTGGCCAATGAAGTTCTGGACGCCATGCCAGCCAGCCTGTTTACCTTTGATACTGAGGGCAAGGTGCTGGAAGTCGGTGTTATTGCGGCGGACGACAGCACGGCCCAAGGACTGCCAGCCCCTTTTTATCTGGCAACCCGCCCGGCTCCTGAGCATCTGGCTACACTGGTGGCCGAGCGTGTCCAAGCACAACCTTTTTACCTGTCGGAAATCAATCTGCAGGCTGAAGCCTGGGTGCGCAGCATGGGCTCTTGGCTAAAACGGGGCGCAGCAATTCTAATCGACTACGGTTTTCCGCAACGTGAGTACTACCACCCACAACGCGACAAAGGCACCTTGATGTGCCACTTCCGTCATTTTGCTCATGCCGAGCCGCTGGTTCTGGCGGGCTTGCAGGACATCACCGCCCACGTGGATTTCACCGCCATGGCAGATGCCGCACTGGAAGCCGGTTTGGATGTGCTGGGCTACACCAGTCAGGCACGCTTCCTGATGAACTGTGGCGTGGCCAATTTCCTGGCCTCGCCGCCGGAAGACCCGTCACCCGCCGTACAGCAGCAATGGGCGCAGACCATGAGTGCCGCCAACAAACTGCTGTCTGAGGCAGAAATGGGCGAGCTGTTCAAGGTACTGATCATTGGGCGTGATATTGCTGCCCCTGTGATAGGCACCATGAATGGAGATCGGCGCGAACGTCTGTAA
- a CDS encoding class I SAM-dependent methyltransferase, with protein sequence MNDRGQASAWLQAWAHLIPNPGTVLDVACGRGRNARWLAERGNTVIGVDRDPEAVAATSPYGEIIQADIENGPWPFAGRKFNALVVTKYLWRPLMPTLLESLEPGGVLVYETFGVGNEQYNTPRNPDFLLQPGELLRWCAELDIVAYEHGFRADPDHIVQRVVAVRPREDGSFSDYRLNPQDGGGSICE encoded by the coding sequence ATGAATGACAGGGGACAGGCCAGCGCCTGGTTACAGGCTTGGGCTCATTTGATTCCGAATCCGGGCACGGTTCTGGATGTGGCCTGTGGCCGGGGGCGCAATGCCCGCTGGTTGGCCGAGCGCGGCAATACCGTGATCGGTGTAGATCGGGACCCGGAGGCCGTGGCAGCGACATCACCCTATGGGGAAATCATCCAGGCTGATATTGAAAACGGTCCCTGGCCTTTTGCCGGGCGCAAGTTCAATGCGCTGGTGGTGACCAAGTATCTGTGGCGTCCCTTGATGCCGACTTTGCTGGAAAGCCTGGAGCCGGGCGGGGTGCTGGTTTATGAAACCTTTGGGGTGGGTAACGAGCAATACAATACGCCGCGCAATCCGGACTTTTTGTTGCAGCCAGGTGAGTTGCTGCGCTGGTGTGCAGAGCTGGATATCGTGGCGTATGAGCATGGTTTCCGGGCGGATCCGGACCATATTGTGCAGCGCGTTGTAGCGGTGCGCCCGCGTGAGGATGGCTCTTTCAGCGATTACCGTCTGAACCCGCAGGACGGTGGTGGCAGTATCTGCGAATAA
- a CDS encoding sulfite exporter TauE/SafE family protein — MALAIILGILTGLSLGLTGAGGGILAVPALVLGMGYSMTAATPVALLAVGAAALVGALDGLYKHIVRYRAALFMAVTGALVTSLGVRISHALPEKVLVALFVAIMLWIATKMLRRPTDTVHTHTPCCLNPETGRLRWTAVGTATLASIGAVAGLFSGMLGVGGGFLIVPALKRFSDLSMHSIVATSLMLIALISLSASAMSLAHGAVIPMSGWVFVASAMGGMVIGRKLAPHIPSLRLQQGFSILTVIVALSMLARTYLF; from the coding sequence ATGGCACTCGCAATTATTCTGGGAATTCTGACTGGCCTGTCCCTGGGCTTGACTGGCGCGGGTGGCGGCATATTAGCCGTGCCCGCTCTGGTGCTGGGCATGGGCTACAGCATGACAGCGGCCACGCCTGTAGCCTTGCTGGCGGTGGGTGCAGCCGCGCTGGTGGGCGCACTGGATGGTTTATACAAACATATCGTGCGCTATCGGGCCGCCCTGTTCATGGCCGTCACGGGCGCTTTGGTGACATCCTTAGGGGTACGCATCAGCCATGCCTTGCCGGAAAAAGTACTGGTGGCCTTGTTTGTCGCCATCATGCTGTGGATTGCCACCAAGATGCTGCGCCGTCCTACGGACACAGTGCATACCCATACCCCCTGTTGCCTGAATCCGGAAACCGGCCGCCTGCGCTGGACAGCCGTGGGCACCGCCACCCTGGCCTCCATCGGCGCAGTAGCGGGTTTGTTTTCAGGCATGTTGGGCGTAGGCGGCGGCTTTCTGATCGTGCCTGCCTTGAAACGTTTCAGCGACCTGTCCATGCACAGCATTGTGGCCACTTCGCTGATGTTGATCGCCTTGATTTCCCTAAGTGCCTCGGCCATGAGCCTGGCACACGGGGCGGTAATTCCCATGAGCGGCTGGGTATTTGTGGCCTCGGCCATGGGTGGAATGGTAATAGGCCGAAAACTGGCCCCTCATATTCCTTCCTTGCGCTTGCAACAGGGGTTCAGCATTCTGACCGTTATTGTGGCTCTGTCCATGCTGGCACGCACGTATCTGTTTTAA
- the ppc gene encoding phosphoenolpyruvate carboxylase, with translation MPQAVPDLSNLLRQDIRFLGKALGEVIRDSEGKATFTLIEALRRAAVSFRREHDPQQARILEKDIPKLNDAQARSVARAFAYFLHLSNIAEDRDQNRRREEQDPEKLLGSLQHAIQTLMDQGLSAKKIRRYLQEACVMPVLTAHPTEVQRQSTLAVHMAIADELNGLDHKASATQSARTQEKLTGLVSLLWQTRMLRDHKLTVMDEIDNALAYYGSTFLPTIPQLYHDLDRLLEPGKKSLLDQKTRALPAFLRMGSWIGGDRDGNPNVGPETVEQAVLRQSTRALQHYLEQIRLLGTEISVSDALNRVSKDLAALSASSQDRSPHRVDEPYRRSFIHLYARMAATAQTLLGRDLADRPTYDATPYASPQEFKADLQIIADSLAENKGGAIAGLRLNALIQAVEVFGFHLATLDLRQSSDVHERVLDELFRVAGTLYKDEPVSYRQLSEEDRITLLRSELRHHRPLVSPWYRYSEETEKELSILRKAAECRRRFGARALEQTIVSHTETLSDLLEVLVLQQETGLIVPNSNEPEHQGLMVVPLFETIPDLERGPQIMQEWLDMPEIRQRVRHAHDSVQEVMLGYSDSNKDGGYLTSNWTLYRAEREFAQVFSRRKVRLRLFHGRGGSVGRGGGSSFDAILAQPPGTVNGQIRLTEQGEMIQGRYKDADVGRWHLELFVAATLEASLGSRKGSPNDDEHLAAYGQAMAWMSEQAHQSYRQLVYGTPNFDQYFFQSTPIKEIAGLNIGSRPSSRKATQSIEDLRAIPWSFSWAQCRLPIPGWYGMGTALSRYLESGLPNDGLNRSKRLAQLQTMARDWAFFRTLLSNMEQVLAKTDLDIGLKYAGLVEDEELREGIFAQIRDEFELTHRLFREITGHELLAHDQALQDALAERFAYIDPLNHLQVELLRRHRRQGEKASKPTRSGVNKQHVIHLTINGIAAGLRNSG, from the coding sequence ATGCCGCAGGCCGTGCCTGACCTTTCCAACCTGCTTAGACAGGACATCCGCTTTCTGGGCAAGGCCCTGGGAGAGGTGATTCGTGATAGCGAAGGAAAGGCGACCTTCACGCTGATTGAAGCCCTGCGCCGGGCCGCTGTCAGTTTCAGACGTGAACACGATCCGCAGCAAGCACGGATTCTGGAAAAAGACATTCCCAAGCTGAATGATGCGCAGGCCCGCTCGGTGGCCCGCGCCTTTGCCTACTTTCTGCACCTGTCCAATATTGCCGAGGACCGCGACCAAAACCGTCGCCGCGAAGAGCAGGACCCGGAAAAACTGCTGGGCAGCCTGCAACACGCCATTCAGACCTTGATGGATCAGGGCCTGAGCGCCAAGAAAATACGCCGTTATCTGCAAGAAGCGTGTGTGATGCCAGTGCTGACGGCCCACCCCACGGAAGTTCAACGCCAAAGTACGCTGGCCGTTCATATGGCCATTGCCGATGAGTTGAACGGCTTGGATCACAAGGCCAGCGCCACACAATCGGCCCGCACGCAGGAAAAACTGACCGGCCTGGTATCCCTGCTGTGGCAAACCCGCATGCTGCGCGATCACAAGCTGACCGTGATGGACGAAATCGACAACGCCCTGGCCTATTACGGGTCCACTTTTCTGCCTACGATTCCCCAGCTCTACCACGACCTGGACCGTTTGCTGGAGCCCGGCAAGAAAAGCCTGCTGGATCAGAAAACCCGCGCTTTGCCTGCCTTTTTGCGCATGGGCAGTTGGATTGGTGGTGACCGCGATGGTAACCCCAATGTGGGCCCTGAAACCGTTGAACAAGCGGTGCTGCGCCAGTCGACACGCGCGCTCCAACACTATCTGGAACAGATCCGCCTGCTGGGTACAGAAATCTCCGTATCCGACGCGCTGAACCGCGTCAGCAAAGACCTGGCGGCCTTGTCGGCCAGCAGCCAGGACCGTTCGCCACACCGTGTAGACGAGCCTTATCGTCGCAGCTTTATTCATCTGTACGCCCGCATGGCAGCCACGGCGCAAACTTTGCTGGGCCGTGATCTGGCTGATCGCCCCACTTACGATGCTACGCCCTACGCCAGCCCACAGGAATTCAAGGCCGATTTGCAAATCATCGCGGACTCGCTGGCGGAAAACAAAGGCGGTGCCATTGCCGGCCTGCGTTTGAATGCGTTGATTCAGGCCGTAGAAGTGTTTGGCTTTCATCTGGCCACTCTGGACCTGCGCCAAAGCTCTGATGTGCATGAACGTGTGCTGGACGAGCTATTCCGCGTGGCGGGCACACTGTACAAGGATGAGCCCGTCAGTTACCGCCAGTTGTCCGAAGAAGACCGCATTACCTTGCTACGTTCGGAGCTGCGTCACCATCGCCCTCTGGTATCACCCTGGTATCGCTACTCGGAAGAAACCGAAAAAGAGCTGTCCATTCTGCGCAAAGCCGCCGAATGCCGCCGCCGCTTCGGTGCGCGCGCATTGGAACAAACCATTGTGTCGCACACCGAAACGCTCAGCGACTTGCTGGAAGTGTTGGTACTGCAGCAGGAAACTGGCCTGATCGTGCCCAACTCTAACGAGCCTGAACACCAGGGCTTGATGGTGGTGCCGCTGTTCGAGACCATCCCTGACCTGGAGCGTGGCCCGCAAATCATGCAGGAATGGCTGGACATGCCTGAAATCCGCCAGCGCGTGCGTCATGCTCACGACAGCGTACAGGAAGTGATGCTGGGCTATTCGGACAGTAATAAAGACGGTGGCTACCTGACTTCCAACTGGACGCTGTACCGAGCCGAGCGTGAGTTTGCACAGGTATTCTCGCGCCGCAAGGTACGCCTGCGTCTGTTCCATGGCCGAGGCGGTTCAGTAGGCCGAGGCGGTGGTTCCAGTTTCGACGCCATTCTGGCGCAACCTCCCGGCACCGTGAACGGCCAGATTCGCCTGACCGAGCAAGGCGAGATGATTCAAGGCCGCTACAAAGATGCAGACGTGGGCCGCTGGCATCTGGAGCTGTTTGTCGCCGCCACGCTGGAAGCCAGCCTGGGTTCACGCAAAGGCTCACCCAATGACGACGAACACTTGGCGGCCTACGGTCAGGCCATGGCCTGGATGTCCGAGCAGGCACATCAAAGCTATCGCCAGTTGGTCTACGGGACACCCAACTTTGACCAGTACTTCTTTCAGTCCACCCCTATCAAGGAAATTGCCGGCCTGAATATCGGCTCGCGTCCCTCGTCACGCAAGGCGACACAAAGCATTGAAGACCTGCGCGCCATCCCCTGGAGTTTTTCCTGGGCGCAATGTCGCCTGCCTATTCCAGGCTGGTACGGCATGGGCACGGCCTTGAGCCGCTATCTGGAGTCAGGGTTGCCCAATGACGGCCTGAACCGCAGCAAACGCTTGGCCCAACTGCAAACCATGGCGCGTGACTGGGCCTTCTTCCGTACCCTGCTGTCCAATATGGAACAGGTATTGGCCAAGACTGACCTGGATATTGGCCTGAAGTATGCCGGTCTGGTCGAGGACGAGGAACTACGTGAAGGCATCTTTGCCCAAATCCGCGACGAGTTCGAGCTGACACACCGACTGTTCCGTGAAATCACCGGCCACGAACTGCTGGCACACGATCAGGCTTTGCAGGATGCCCTGGCCGAACGCTTTGCCTACATTGATCCCCTGAACCACTTGCAGGTGGAGCTGCTGCGCCGCCATCGCCGTCAAGGTGAAAAAGCCAGCAAACCTACTCGTAGCGGCGTGAACAAGCAACACGTGATTCACCTGACGATTAACGGTATTGCGGCTGGCCTGCGTAACTCGGGTTAA
- the ilvD gene encoding dihydroxy-acid dehydratase: MPQYRSRTSTHGRNMAGARALWRATGMKDEDFSKPIIAVVNSFTQFVPGHVHLKDMGQLVARQIEAVGGVAKEFNTIAVDDGIAMGHGGMLYSLPSRELIADSVEYMVNAHCADAMVCISNCDKITPGMLMAAMRLNIPVVFVSGGPMEAGKVYSPDGKTVVQKLDLVDAMIQAADPNVSDEQAEAVERSACPTCGSCSGMFTANSMNCLTEALGLSLPGNGTIVATHARRQGLFERAGSLIVDLAKRYYEQDDESVLPRNIATFQAFENAMTLDVAMGGSTNTVLHLLAAAQEAGVEFTMADIDKISRRVPCLCKVAPATPEFHMEDVHRAGGIMAILAELSRANLLNLDVGNVHSGTLREAIKRWDIKGDNVKAISDFYRAAPGGIPTQVAFSQDRYYQDLDSDRMKGCIRDKANAYSQDGGLAVLYGNLALNGCIVKTAGVDESILTFTGTARVYESQDDSVAAILDGVVKAGDVVIIRYEGPKGGPGMQEMLYPTSYLKSMGLGKSSALFTDGRFSGGSSGLVIGHASPEAAEGGNIALVQDGDTIEIDIPNRRIHLAISDEELAARRAEMESRGSKAWKPVNRERVVSQALKAYAALATSADRGAVRDVSQLDR; this comes from the coding sequence ATGCCCCAATATCGCTCCCGTACCTCGACCCACGGTCGTAATATGGCCGGCGCGCGTGCCCTGTGGCGCGCCACCGGTATGAAAGACGAGGATTTCTCCAAACCGATCATTGCGGTGGTGAACTCCTTTACGCAATTTGTACCGGGTCACGTACACCTGAAAGACATGGGCCAACTGGTTGCCCGTCAAATTGAAGCGGTCGGCGGTGTGGCGAAAGAGTTCAACACCATTGCGGTGGACGACGGTATTGCAATGGGCCACGGCGGCATGCTGTATTCCCTGCCTTCGCGCGAACTGATCGCCGACTCGGTGGAATACATGGTCAACGCCCACTGTGCGGATGCCATGGTGTGTATCTCCAACTGCGACAAAATCACCCCCGGTATGTTGATGGCCGCCATGCGCCTGAACATTCCTGTGGTGTTTGTGTCGGGTGGGCCGATGGAAGCGGGCAAGGTCTACTCGCCTGACGGCAAGACCGTGGTGCAAAAGCTGGATCTGGTCGATGCCATGATTCAAGCCGCTGACCCTAACGTGAGCGATGAACAGGCCGAAGCGGTTGAACGTAGTGCTTGCCCGACCTGTGGCTCCTGTTCGGGTATGTTTACTGCCAACTCCATGAACTGCTTGACCGAGGCGCTGGGCTTGTCCCTGCCCGGTAACGGCACCATTGTTGCCACCCATGCTCGTCGCCAAGGCTTGTTCGAGCGCGCGGGCAGCCTGATCGTGGATCTGGCCAAACGCTACTACGAGCAAGACGACGAATCCGTTTTGCCACGTAATATCGCCACCTTCCAGGCTTTTGAAAATGCCATGACCCTGGATGTGGCCATGGGCGGTTCCACCAACACCGTGCTGCACTTGCTGGCTGCGGCTCAGGAAGCCGGTGTGGAGTTTACGATGGCCGATATCGACAAGATTTCGCGCCGTGTGCCTTGCCTGTGTAAAGTGGCCCCCGCCACGCCTGAATTCCATATGGAAGATGTCCACCGCGCCGGCGGCATCATGGCCATTCTGGCTGAGCTGAGCCGTGCCAATCTGTTGAACCTGGATGTAGGCAACGTACACAGTGGCACCTTGCGTGAAGCGATCAAGCGTTGGGACATCAAGGGTGACAACGTGAAAGCCATTAGCGACTTCTATCGCGCGGCCCCCGGCGGTATTCCTACTCAAGTGGCGTTCAGCCAGGACCGTTATTACCAGGATCTGGATAGCGACCGCATGAAAGGCTGTATCCGCGACAAGGCCAATGCCTACTCGCAAGACGGCGGTTTGGCTGTGTTGTACGGCAATCTGGCCCTCAACGGTTGTATCGTGAAAACCGCGGGTGTGGACGAAAGCATTTTGACCTTCACTGGCACGGCTCGTGTTTACGAAAGCCAGGATGATTCCGTGGCCGCTATTCTGGACGGCGTGGTCAAGGCGGGCGATGTGGTCATCATTCGCTACGAAGGCCCCAAAGGTGGCCCTGGTATGCAGGAAATGCTGTACCCCACCTCCTACCTGAAATCCATGGGTCTGGGCAAAAGCTCGGCCTTGTTTACTGATGGTCGTTTCTCCGGTGGCTCGTCTGGTCTGGTGATTGGTCATGCTTCGCCTGAAGCGGCCGAGGGTGGCAACATCGCCCTGGTGCAAGATGGCGACACTATCGAGATTGATATCCCCAACCGTCGTATCCACTTGGCCATCAGCGATGAAGAGTTGGCGGCGCGCCGTGCGGAAATGGAATCGCGTGGTTCCAAAGCCTGGAAGCCAGTGAACCGTGAGCGTGTTGTGTCTCAAGCCCTGAAAGCCTATGCCGCCTTGGCGACGTCGGCTGATCGTGGCGCTGTGCGTGACGTGTCGCAGTTGGATCGTTAA
- a CDS encoding TonB-dependent receptor — protein MKHASRRLRPTHRHIRLHAITAAYGTALLQMSLPALGQTLQNQPAVNTPSEAHQALGLPAIIVHAQKQDEDILTVPASISVVDGLTLEEEGAQSLETLTSMVSGLSFQHMGQSGLTPPIIRGLNANVTSFSSSVALIVDGVATLRGQGFDDPLLGVEQVEVLKGPQSTLYGRNAEAGVISITTRKPDNTPYAFISAEAGNHKRRALRFDLSHPLVQDQLFLGIAGSFSRKDGFLENTWLDQKDGGQIRRSGRFALRWTPGTRTDAVLRYTQNEYRDQASLWGSPSSPERTEIRSGTEGWNRSTARAWSLDVTHQFDSNIRLRSTTAHNTYVDDLQQDTDFQPVDIMHIGRRHEFTTLSQELRLEGGAAGQTRWLAGLYLDNDKQDLSFSQKTPMALTLTQGLQKQRTAALFTHWTIPLSGPWSLVAGGRVEQTRISFDMPGKDRQSRTYTQVSPKLAIQYAVNPNTNLYASLSEGYRAGGFNAFAPPSYHEYEPEKVWALEFGAKGIALNETLRYSAALYAMDIRQMQVQQMGMPGQVFITNAATGRSIGTELDLDYRLAPGWNLQAGLALNRSTFRKFQDGAHNYDGNDNAFSPRISGYAGLRYQDKHGWYAQARLHGASKVYLDAANAYSRNGFGIIDLSAGYLLKDVELTVYANNVTNRRYDSVGFLNGLVTIYSPPREVGLRVSWRL, from the coding sequence ATGAAACACGCATCCCGCAGACTCCGCCCCACTCATAGACACATCCGCCTGCACGCAATCACGGCGGCATACGGCACAGCGCTCCTCCAGATGAGCCTTCCTGCACTGGGGCAGACTTTGCAGAACCAGCCCGCGGTCAACACGCCATCAGAAGCACATCAGGCCCTCGGTCTGCCCGCCATCATCGTACATGCGCAAAAGCAGGATGAAGATATCCTGACCGTACCGGCATCCATCTCCGTCGTCGATGGGCTGACACTCGAAGAAGAAGGTGCGCAAAGCCTGGAAACACTGACAAGCATGGTCAGCGGGCTGAGCTTCCAGCACATGGGACAATCCGGCCTCACCCCCCCCATCATCCGCGGCCTGAATGCCAACGTAACCTCCTTTTCTTCCTCAGTCGCACTCATCGTTGATGGGGTCGCCACACTGCGCGGACAAGGTTTCGACGATCCACTGCTCGGGGTCGAACAGGTGGAAGTCCTGAAGGGGCCACAGTCGACGCTATACGGTCGCAACGCTGAGGCGGGCGTCATCAGTATCACAACCCGCAAGCCCGACAACACACCGTATGCCTTCATTTCCGCCGAGGCGGGCAACCATAAACGGCGCGCCCTGCGCTTTGACCTCAGCCATCCTCTGGTGCAGGACCAGTTGTTTCTGGGCATTGCCGGCTCCTTCAGCCGCAAGGATGGTTTCTTGGAAAACACCTGGCTAGACCAGAAGGACGGTGGCCAGATACGGCGCAGCGGCCGGTTCGCCTTGCGCTGGACACCTGGGACACGCACCGACGCCGTTCTGCGCTACACCCAAAATGAGTACCGCGATCAAGCCTCGCTCTGGGGCTCCCCCTCCTCACCAGAACGCACCGAGATACGCTCCGGTACCGAGGGTTGGAACCGCTCCACGGCACGTGCCTGGTCGCTAGACGTCACGCACCAATTCGACTCCAATATCCGTCTGCGCTCGACCACCGCGCATAACACCTACGTGGACGACCTACAGCAAGACACTGACTTCCAGCCGGTCGACATAATGCACATCGGGCGCAGACACGAATTCACCACCCTGTCACAGGAACTGCGTCTGGAGGGAGGTGCAGCGGGCCAGACACGCTGGCTGGCCGGGTTGTACCTGGATAACGACAAGCAGGACCTGTCCTTCAGCCAGAAAACACCCATGGCCCTGACCCTGACCCAGGGACTCCAGAAACAGCGCACTGCCGCACTGTTCACACACTGGACGATTCCACTATCCGGCCCTTGGTCATTGGTCGCAGGTGGGCGCGTGGAGCAGACCCGCATCAGCTTCGACATGCCTGGCAAAGATCGGCAGTCACGCACCTATACGCAGGTTTCCCCCAAGCTGGCCATACAGTATGCAGTGAACCCAAACACCAACCTGTATGCCAGCCTGTCGGAAGGTTATCGCGCCGGCGGCTTTAACGCATTCGCCCCCCCCTCCTATCACGAATACGAGCCCGAAAAAGTATGGGCACTCGAATTCGGCGCCAAGGGCATCGCGCTGAACGAAACGTTGCGCTACAGTGCCGCGCTATACGCCATGGACATCCGACAAATGCAGGTGCAGCAGATGGGGATGCCAGGTCAGGTCTTCATCACCAACGCGGCCACCGGGCGCTCCATCGGCACAGAGCTCGACCTTGACTACCGACTGGCGCCCGGCTGGAATCTGCAAGCAGGCCTGGCGCTGAATCGCAGCACATTTCGCAAATTCCAGGACGGCGCCCACAACTACGACGGCAACGACAACGCTTTCTCGCCCCGCATCAGCGGCTATGCCGGCCTACGCTACCAGGACAAGCACGGCTGGTACGCCCAGGCACGGTTGCACGGCGCAAGCAAGGTCTATCTGGACGCTGCCAATGCGTATTCGCGCAACGGATTTGGCATTATCGACCTGAGCGCCGGCTACCTGCTCAAGGATGTGGAACTGACCGTCTACGCCAACAACGTCACCAACCGGCGCTATGACTCGGTCGGCTTCCTGAATGGCCTGGTCACCATCTACAGCCCACCTCGGGAGGTGGGCCTGCGCGTGAGCTGGAGGTTGTGA
- the nadE gene encoding ammonia-dependent NAD(+) synthetase produces MTDDQRALQASIRAELDVKDHFDVQQEIEHRVRFLSDYLLRTGCRSLVLGISGGVDSLATGCLSQRAVEQARAQGHSAQFIAVRLPYGEQADEKDAQDGLKVINPDQILVVNVKPASDAMMDQLLAGGLTFRDAAQQDFLMGNIKARQRMVAQYAIAGANGGLVVGTDHAAEALMGFFTKFGDGAADITPLAGLNKRRVRALATAMGASDALVFKVPTADLESLSPLKPDEDAFGVSYDQIDDFLEGKVIDDEATQIIIKTFRASAHKRALPVAP; encoded by the coding sequence ATGACTGATGATCAACGCGCTTTGCAAGCCAGTATCCGTGCGGAATTGGACGTAAAGGATCATTTCGATGTTCAGCAAGAAATTGAACATCGCGTCCGCTTTTTAAGTGATTATCTGTTGCGTACTGGTTGCCGTAGCCTGGTTCTGGGGATTAGTGGTGGTGTGGACTCCCTGGCAACAGGGTGTCTGTCGCAGCGAGCCGTCGAGCAGGCGCGCGCGCAAGGTCATTCGGCGCAATTTATCGCGGTGCGTTTGCCTTACGGTGAGCAGGCGGATGAAAAGGACGCCCAAGATGGCCTGAAGGTCATCAATCCTGACCAGATTTTGGTTGTTAACGTCAAGCCCGCCTCTGATGCCATGATGGATCAACTGCTGGCCGGCGGCCTGACGTTCCGCGACGCGGCGCAACAGGATTTCCTGATGGGTAATATCAAAGCCCGTCAGCGTATGGTGGCGCAGTATGCGATTGCGGGGGCGAATGGGGGCTTGGTGGTTGGCACTGACCACGCTGCCGAAGCCTTGATGGGTTTTTTCACCAAGTTCGGTGATGGCGCGGCTGATATTACCCCCTTGGCGGGCTTGAATAAGCGACGCGTGCGCGCCCTGGCGACGGCAATGGGCGCATCCGACGCCCTGGTGTTCAAAGTTCCCACCGCTGATCTGGAAAGCCTCAGCCCCTTGAAACCTGACGAAGACGCTTTTGGTGTCAGCTATGATCAGATTGATGATTTTCTGGAGGGCAAGGTCATCGATGATGAAGCCACGCAGATCATCATCAAGACTTTCCGTGCTTCGGCCCATAAACGTGCGTTGCCGGTGGCGCCCTGA